A stretch of the Rosa rugosa chromosome 5, drRosRugo1.1, whole genome shotgun sequence genome encodes the following:
- the LOC133710475 gene encoding outer envelope pore protein 16-1, chloroplastic-like: MSRPKNDRAIDLGSPLLNDIADAFLKSATIGVTKAAAEDTYYAVKRGSVSSQDFEYTLKNMCKEGAYYGTVAGVFVTTEYGLESVRGRRDWKNTMIAGAMTGAVMSAVNKNNKDKIMVDAMVAGTIAGAALFLRNWATGSLRK, translated from the exons ATGAGTCGCCCCAAGAATGACCGGGCAATAGACCTGGGTAGTCCATTGCTCAATGACATCGCCGATGCTTTCTTGAAGAGCGCAACC ATCGGTGTTACCAAAGCTGCTGCAGAGGATACTTACTATGCCGTCAAAAGGG GGAGCGTTTCAAGTCAGGACTTTGAGTACACT TTGAAGAATATGTGTAAGGAAGGTGCATATTATG GAACTGTTGCTGGAGTTTTTGTGACGACAGAGTATGGTCTAGAGAGTGTTCGTGGGAGAAGAGACTGG AAGAATACCATGATTGCGGGTGCAATGACAGGGGCTGTGATGTCTGCAGTGAACAAAAACAACAAGGACAAAATTATGGTGGATGCAATGGTTGCAGGTACCATTGCAGGTGCTGCATTATTCCTCAGAAATTGGGCCACAGGATCTCTCCGCAAGTAG